The following are encoded in a window of Arctopsyche grandis isolate Sample6627 chromosome 2, ASM5162203v2, whole genome shotgun sequence genomic DNA:
- the LOC143922565 gene encoding GATA zinc finger domain-containing protein 1-like, whose protein sequence is MAGKMPKPVCITCNIGESLLWRIRGGGYLCNHCYKIETENGVTPITSHEPEIIEKAEPSTDANSASTSAPAPVAKTTKKGNRWTRARAGATATTATPGSANAQRGAANMRGRGRRAFFKKTPLKAPSATATIITSESIYYNGKYMQIGDIVSMLDEDGDTYYAQIRGFMTDQYCEKSAVVTWLLPTTASPPPAECFHPATYIIGPEEDLPRKLSCMEFIMHAPSEYYKSNNTPYPPTEIQLVSKARGGFIWSTMESKYK, encoded by the exons ATGGCTGGC AAGATGCCTAAACCGGTGTGTATAACATGCAATATTGGAGAGTCACTGCTGTGGCGAATTCGTGGCGGTGGTTATCTGTGTAACCATTGCTATAAAATTGAGACCGAGAATGGCGTAACACCGATCACATCTCATGAACCAGAGATCATTGAAAAAGCCGAACCCAGCACTGATGCAAATTCGGCCTCAACTTCTGCACCAGCTCCGGTAGCCAAAACGACCAAGAAAGGCAATCGATGGACTCGTGCCCGTGCTGGAGCAACTGCTACAACTGCTACACCAGGTTCGGCCAATGCTCAACGTGGCGCGGCTAACATGAGAGGACGGGGTCGACGAGCTTTCTTTAAAAAGACTCCGCTTAAAGCGCCGTCTGCTACTGCCACAATCATCACATCGGAGTCTATTTACTACAAT GGTAAATATATGCAGATTGGTGATATCGTATCAATGTTGGATGAAGACGGAGATACTTATTATGCTCAAATCCGAGGTTTCATGACTGATCAATACTGTGAGAAGAGCGCCGTTGTCACTTGGCTATTGCCGACTACAGCTAGTCCTCCGCCAGCAGAATGTTTTCATCCTGCTACTTATATCATtg gtCCCGAGGAAGACCTTCCAAGAAAATTGAGTTGCATGGAATTTATAATGCATGCTCCATCTGAATATTACAAGTCTAACAATACACCGTATCCACCAACCGAAATTCAGCTTGTTTCTAAAGCACGCGGCGGGTTTATTTGGTCTACTATGGAGTCCAAATATAAATGA